The nucleotide sequence CCCTTCATGATACTCATAACTCAGAGGAAGTTATGAAGGTATGAAGATATCTGAGAtcgagagaaaagagagagagagagagagagagagagagagagagagagaaagctaatCCAATATTGTGCAAGTCAGAATTACAAGCTCCTATCTAACTACCTAACTAATTCCTCTTTATAGTAGGCTTCCTAGTACTAGAATTACAACATTACCCTTTATCATAATCCCACTTATTTCTAACTAACTTGATCCATTTTTCCACCTTATAACACCTAATATCACATATATGCTATTGCCATTACTCCCTCCTCAAACTAAGCATGGCATTGCCAGGCTTAGGTTGCTGCCCTAATGTTGATGATGTCAAACCAAGATGTCTGCAATGCTTGATAAACACAGGACTGTGCAAACCTTTGGTAAACACATCTGCAACTTGATCTTGTTAGAATATAATGCACACTAATATCTCCCTTTTGCACTTTCTCACGCACATAATGATAATATGTGTCAAGATGCTTAATCTTTGAGTGAAATACAGGATTGGAACTCAAAGCTAAGGCTGACAGATTGTCACAATGCAGTGCAGGTGGCTTTGATAAAACTTGATAAGTATCTTTGAGCACAGATCGAACCCAAAACACATCTGCTGCACAATGAGCTAATGCTTTGTACTCGGCCTCTGTGGAGCTTCTTAAAATGGTTGATTGGTTCTTAGATTGCCATGAGATCAGATTAGACCCCAGATATACAACAAATCATGATATAGATCTTCTGGTATTGATATATGCAGCCCAATCAGAGTCTGAATATGCAACAATCTGAAAATCGGAGCTCTTTATATAGTGTAGGCCATGATCAATAGTCCCCTCATATCTGAGTATTCTTTTCACTAGATAATAATGACCATCTGTGGGTTGAGTCATATATTGACATACCATGTTGACAGAGTGTGCAGGATCAGGTCTAGTAAAAGTAAGGTACTCGAGAGCACCATCAATGCTCCTATAATGACTTGGATCAGACAT is from Malus sylvestris chromosome 5, drMalSylv7.2, whole genome shotgun sequence and encodes:
- the LOC126622666 gene encoding uncharacterized mitochondrial protein AtMg00810-like, whose product is MGPLSYFLGLHVQYNSDGSLFIHQSKYAKDMLKKAGMENCKPTSTPSKPHTQLLADEGSLMSDPSHYRSIDGALEYLTFTRPDPAHSVNMVCQYMTQPTDGHYYLVKRILRYEGTIDHGLHYIKSSDFQIVAYSDSDWAAYINTRRSIS